CCGCCGATGACGGCGCGATGCAGCAGCATTGCGCTTTCGCCGGAGCCAACGCCACGCCGACCGTCCCCCCGCTGCCGCTGGCGGACCTCCTGTTGCCCACATGGCAACGGGCTTTCGGCCCCATTGCCTTCGCGCTCAGGACGGGTTTCATCGCCCGTCTCGCCGCGCCGCCGCCGCCTTCTTCCGGACCCCCAGCCGCCTTCTGAAAATCCCTGCCGCCGCGCGTGAGGGCATGACCTTGCGCGCCGCTTCACGCACATGTTTTTCAGAAGGTTATCCTTTCCATGACTCCATATTTCGTCGCGCGCGGCGCGTCGCTCTGCGCCATGGCCTGCGCTCTTTCCGCTATTCCTGCCCTTGCCGATGAAGCCGATCCGCGCATCGTCGTCACCGCCAGCCCCATCATTCAGGAAGCCGCCGTCAAAGTCGCCCGCACCCCCGGCGGCGTCGATGTCGTCGCGGCGGAGGACTATGAGGACAGGCTCGCCGTCTCCCTGCGCGACACGCTCGCCTTTTCGCCCGGCGTCTATACCCAGCCGCGCTTCGGGCAGGAGGTCCGCATTTCCATTCGCGGTTCGGGTCTCTCGCGCGGCTATCATATGCGGGGCCTCACGCTGTTGCAGGATGGCATCCCGATCAACAGCGCCGACGATAATGGCGATTTTCAGGAACTCGACCCGCAGGTCTTTCAGCATATCGAGGTCTATCGCGGCGCCAACGCCCTGCGCTTCGGCGGATCGACGCTGGGCGGCGCGATCAATGCGGTGACGCCCACGGGCCGTAGCGCGCCGGGCGTCGACATGCGGATCGACGGCGGTTCCTTCGACACGGTGCGCGGCAAGCTGGCCTATGGCCATGCCGATGATCGCGCCGATGTCTGGGCGGCCGTCACGGCGGACAGCTCTGACGGTGGCCGCGACCATGGCCGCCGCAAGGCGGTCCATTTCAACGGCAATGCCGGTTTCCGGTTGAGCGACAGGGTCGAAACCCGCTTTTATGCCAGCGTCCAGAGCATCCGCCAGAAGCTGTCCGGTGCGCTCACGGAAAGCGATGCGCTCCATCACCCCGCCAAGGGCAATTTCATGGGCGATCAGGCGCGCGACATCGACTCGATCCGCCTCCAGAACCGGACGGCCATCCAGATCGGCGGCGGGCAGGTCGCTTTCGGGGCCTTCTACAACGCGAAGCAACTCTATCATCCCATCTATCAGGTGATCGACCAGAAGAGCGAGGATCGCGGCCTGTTCGCCAGCCTCGACTGGTCGGGCGATCTGGGGGGGATGCCCGTTGCGCTGACGCTGGGCAGTCAGGCGCGTTTCGGCCGGACCGCCGCCAGGCAGTTCGTCAACATTGCCGGCCATCGCGGCGCCCCCACCGCCTATGCGATCCAGAAAGCGGAGACGATCAACAGCTATGCCGAACTGCGCGCCGCTCCGTTGACCGGCCTCTGGCTTATCGCGGGCGGTCTCTACACCCATGGCGAGCGCAGGATCGACAACCGCTTCGCCCCGGAACGCAGCGGCAAGGCGACTTTCGACACTTTCGCCCCGAAAATCGGCCTGCTCTACGAACCGTCCGAAAGCCTGCAATTCTACGCCAACTATAGCCGCTCGGTCGAATTGCCCGGCTTCGGCGAACTCAGCCAGACCCCGGCGGGCGGCGCGCCTGGCTTCACGCCGGTGGGCGCGCAAAAGGCATGGACGGCGGAAATCGGCACGCGGGGCCGCATCGGCATCGCGGCATGGGACATCAGCCTCTACCGCGCCACGCTGAAGGGCGAGATGCTGCAATATAATGTGCTGGCCGGGGTCTATCCCGCCGCCACCTTCAACGCCGACCGCACTCGCCATCAGGGCATCGAAGCCGGGCTGGACCTGACGCTGACGCCATGGGCGACGCTACGCCAGATGTATCAATATAGCGACTTCCGCTTCCGCCATGACGCGACCTATGGCGACAATCGCCTGCCGGTGGTGCCGCGCCATTTCTATCGCGCCGAACTGAAACTCGGCACGGACCGCGCCAGCGTCTCGCCCTCGGTCGAATGGATGCCGCAGGGGGCGTGGGTGGACTATGCCAACAGCAAGAAAACCGGCGGCTACGCCATGCTGAACCTGGGCGCGCAGGCGCAGGTGCGGGAAGGCGTGACCCTGTTCCTCGACGCCCGCAACCTGACGCAGAAGCGGGCCATCGGCGACATCAGCGCCGTCGTCCGATATGGCGGGCAGGCCAGCTTCTATCCGATAGAGCGCCGCGCCATCTATGGCGGCCTGCGCGCCCGTTTCTGAAGGCAGAGCAGGGGCAGCCGGTTCCCTTTCCCGCGCGCATCCTTTAGGGGCCATCCCATGTTGCGCCTTTCGGGACTGAAGCTGCCCCTCGACCATCCGGACGAGGCGATGCCCGCCGCCATTTGCGAGCGCCTGGGTCTCGCCCCGCAGGAATTGCTGAGCCATGCCATCGTGCGCCGGGGCAATGATGCGCGGCGCAGGAACGCGATCCAGCTCGTCTACACGGTCGACATCGTGCTGACCGGCGAAGCGGCGGTGCTGGAACGCTTTGCCGGGGATCATGACGTCCGCCCGCGCCCCGACACCGACTATCAATTCGTGACGAAAGCGCCCGCGGGTTGGTCCGGCAAGCGGCCGGTCGTCATCGGCGCGGGGCCATGCGGCCTGTTCGCGGGCCTGATCCTCGCGCAGATGGGGTTCCGCCCGATCATCCTCGACCGGGGCAAGGTGGTGCGCGAACGCACGAAGGACACCTGGGGCCTGTGGCGGCGCGGCGATCTCAACCCCGACAGCAATGTCCAGTTCGGCGAGGGCGGGGCGGGCACTTTCTCCGACGGCAAGCTCTATTGCCGGGTGAAGGACC
This genomic window from Sphingobium cloacae contains:
- a CDS encoding TonB-dependent receptor family protein — encoded protein: MTPYFVARGASLCAMACALSAIPALADEADPRIVVTASPIIQEAAVKVARTPGGVDVVAAEDYEDRLAVSLRDTLAFSPGVYTQPRFGQEVRISIRGSGLSRGYHMRGLTLLQDGIPINSADDNGDFQELDPQVFQHIEVYRGANALRFGGSTLGGAINAVTPTGRSAPGVDMRIDGGSFDTVRGKLAYGHADDRADVWAAVTADSSDGGRDHGRRKAVHFNGNAGFRLSDRVETRFYASVQSIRQKLSGALTESDALHHPAKGNFMGDQARDIDSIRLQNRTAIQIGGGQVAFGAFYNAKQLYHPIYQVIDQKSEDRGLFASLDWSGDLGGMPVALTLGSQARFGRTAARQFVNIAGHRGAPTAYAIQKAETINSYAELRAAPLTGLWLIAGGLYTHGERRIDNRFAPERSGKATFDTFAPKIGLLYEPSESLQFYANYSRSVELPGFGELSQTPAGGAPGFTPVGAQKAWTAEIGTRGRIGIAAWDISLYRATLKGEMLQYNVLAGVYPAATFNADRTRHQGIEAGLDLTLTPWATLRQMYQYSDFRFRHDATYGDNRLPVVPRHFYRAELKLGTDRASVSPSVEWMPQGAWVDYANSKKTGGYAMLNLGAQAQVREGVTLFLDARNLTQKRAIGDISAVVRYGGQASFYPIERRAIYGGLRARF